From the genome of Verrucomicrobiia bacterium, one region includes:
- a CDS encoding RNA-binding protein produces the protein MRLYVGGFPYETTKEELTQLFSEVGEVIDIHLPFDRQFNRPRGFGFIEMPDDAARAAIERFHGTDFGGRSLTVNEAQPRAEQPGGGNRGGGDRGGFRGGNGGGDRGGFRGGNGGGNGGGFRPRRDDWNQGGDAPVEQQPEA, from the coding sequence GGTTTTCCCTACGAAACTACTAAAGAAGAGCTGACACAGCTTTTCTCCGAGGTTGGTGAAGTCATTGACATCCACCTTCCTTTTGACCGTCAGTTTAACCGCCCTCGTGGGTTTGGTTTTATTGAAATGCCAGATGACGCAGCCCGCGCCGCTATCGAGCGGTTCCACGGTACTGACTTTGGTGGTCGTTCACTTACCGTAAACGAGGCCCAGCCTCGTGCCGAGCAACCAGGCGGTGGAAACCGTGGTGGTGGCGATCGCGGAGGTTTCCGCGGCGGTAACGGTGGTGGTGACCGTGGCGGTTTCCGCGGCGGTAACGGTGGTGGCAACGGAGGCGGTTTCCGCCCTCGTCGTGACGACTGGAACCAAGGCGGCGACGCTCCTGTAGAGCAGCAGCCAGAAGCCTAA